In Chloroflexota bacterium, a single window of DNA contains:
- a CDS encoding oligosaccharide flippase family protein: MPRIRSDLLAALGFLILPFVLFWPVTLGNRTLIPADNLFFFAPWSSVREQFNALPPETPHNDLPLDLLLENYPWKRFIVKSIQAGELPLWNPHQFAGAPFLATGQHSALYPFSVLFYIPGLDPLRMFGWFIVSQFFLAGLFAYIFLRALGQSRVASFAGGLIYEFSLFMVVSVTFPMIVAGAVWLPLVLACVEWILRQQPALGGRPASLPWVALGGLALGCQILAGHPEVVYYTLLISGAYSIFALLGNALHGRQNTSRLSFDVSRLIRPSLYLLVMVALGVALGAVQLIPLVDVLQYNFRVGSATLEQVRGWGYPARHILAFFIPNVFGNPAHHSYFDLFTWQWTPATVNALGQPITKIDWGPPITNYVEGGAYVGILPMLLAALGVVSIFGQTEHRQQKIFFTLLAALALAFAFGTPLYALIYYLPGVNQLHSPFRWVWPFSLCIAALAGFGFDYLCGRQSRLSLTRLSWAVPVVSRLSYVVSLLTGFTLLAALALIRLNFSSFQSPISNLLHDLALADTAFADARMFFSYEAVWLARLGGLLLASGVILYLARRSGRLWQTLAVALIAVDLLTASAGFNSAADPAILNYTPPVVEFLKQDTSLWRFTTFDPEGKKPFNANAGWFYDFYDVRGYESVIPKQYAEYTALIEPQGELQFNRIAPISNLQSLDSPLLDLLNVKYVISLVDIPLPKYKLVYDAEVKVYENLGVSSRAFTLPEGCALADNFATAVQQYDPRHFVIFDPQPNHLTTQPSLPISSCNPVPADIIAYGINEVTVNIGPVEPSYLILADSYTKDWRAFLRPVDADEKQEQEVQLYKVNGNFRAVKLDATQSGWTIRFKYSPNSVKFGGFTSAIAGLALALAVGMWLWRYFYRESAEDSTARRVAKNSIAPMALTLMNRAIDLVFAAFMLRLLGPGDAGKYYFAGVLITWFEIWTNFGLNTYLTREVARDRAHANRYLSNTTILRFSLGALSFPVLALVMLLLSRFSTLDGDTSLAIILLAIGLAPSSISTGLTALFYSYEKAEYPAAITTLTTLLKVTFGALALLLGYSFVGLAAVSILVNTVTMIILGVLVARLFFRPRFEFESPLQRTMLRESWPLMINHLLATLFFKVDVTLLKPIRGDVEVGWYSTAYKFIEAYNIIPSFFTFALFPVMSRQANEDRPALVRSYQLAVKLLVTVALPVAVVTTFLSSILIGVLAGNDYLPYGGIALTLMVWSIPVGWINSVTNYVLIAIGQQRALTRAFIIGLTFNVVANLIFLPIYGYPAAAIITILSEIVEGLPFYITLHRTLAPIPWFNILWRPALSATVMFGVTWAGWQIHPLLGLALGGILYVGLILGLRAFNGDEQAQLISVLPSGMRARLGAVIK, from the coding sequence ATGCCTCGCATCCGTTCCGACCTCCTCGCCGCCCTCGGCTTTCTCATCCTGCCCTTCGTTCTCTTCTGGCCGGTCACGCTCGGCAATCGCACCCTCATTCCAGCAGATAACTTATTCTTCTTCGCGCCGTGGTCTTCTGTTCGTGAGCAGTTCAACGCCCTGCCGCCCGAAACGCCGCACAACGACCTGCCGCTCGACTTACTGCTCGAAAACTATCCCTGGAAGCGCTTCATCGTCAAATCCATTCAAGCCGGTGAACTGCCGCTGTGGAATCCACATCAATTTGCCGGAGCGCCGTTCCTGGCAACCGGGCAACACTCGGCTCTCTATCCGTTCAGCGTTCTCTTTTACATTCCCGGCCTCGACCCGCTTCGCATGTTCGGCTGGTTCATCGTCTCGCAGTTTTTCTTAGCCGGGCTGTTTGCCTACATCTTCCTGCGCGCCCTCGGCCAGAGCCGTGTCGCATCCTTCGCCGGTGGGCTGATCTACGAGTTCAGCCTCTTCATGGTCGTCAGCGTCACCTTCCCGATGATCGTCGCTGGCGCGGTCTGGCTGCCGCTCGTCCTGGCTTGCGTCGAATGGATACTGCGCCAGCAACCGGCGCTCGGCGGGCGGCCCGCCTCCCTGCCCTGGGTTGCCCTCGGCGGCCTCGCCCTCGGTTGCCAAATCCTCGCCGGCCACCCTGAAGTCGTCTACTACACGCTCCTGATCTCTGGCGCTTATTCCATATTTGCTCTGCTAGGAAACGCGTTACATGGCAGGCAAAACACTTCACGTTTGTCGTTTGACGTTTCACGCCTCATTCGCCCTTCCCTTTACCTTTTGGTCATGGTCGCCCTCGGCGTGGCTCTCGGCGCAGTGCAACTCATCCCGCTGGTAGATGTTCTTCAATATAACTTCCGTGTCGGCTCGGCCACACTCGAACAGGTGCGCGGCTGGGGCTACCCGGCGCGGCACATCCTGGCCTTCTTCATCCCCAATGTTTTTGGCAACCCGGCTCACCACAGCTACTTCGATCTATTCACCTGGCAGTGGACACCGGCCACCGTCAACGCCCTCGGCCAGCCCATCACCAAAATTGACTGGGGCCCGCCGATCACCAACTACGTCGAAGGCGGCGCGTACGTTGGAATCCTGCCGATGCTGTTGGCCGCGTTGGGCGTCGTCTCCATCTTTGGGCAAACAGAGCATCGCCAGCAAAAAATATTCTTTACCCTCCTTGCGGCCCTGGCGCTCGCCTTCGCGTTTGGCACACCGCTTTATGCTCTGATCTATTACTTGCCCGGCGTCAACCAGCTTCACTCGCCCTTTCGCTGGGTGTGGCCGTTCAGCCTGTGCATCGCCGCCCTCGCCGGTTTTGGCTTCGACTATCTCTGCGGACGCCAATCTCGTTTGTCGCTCACGCGCCTTTCGTGGGCTGTGCCTGTCGTTTCACGTTTGTCGTATGTCGTTTCACTCCTCACCGGCTTCACCCTCCTCGCCGCCCTTGCCCTCATCCGTCTCAACTTCTCCAGCTTCCAATCTCCAATCTCCAATCTCCTCCACGACCTCGCCCTCGCGGACACCGCCTTTGCCGACGCGCGAATGTTCTTCTCGTATGAAGCTGTGTGGCTGGCGCGACTCGGCGGATTACTGCTGGCCTCAGGTGTGATCCTCTACCTGGCTCGCCGGTCTGGCCGACTCTGGCAGACTCTCGCCGTCGCTCTCATCGCCGTTGACCTGCTCACCGCCAGCGCCGGGTTCAACTCCGCCGCCGACCCGGCCATCCTCAACTACACCCCGCCCGTCGTGGAGTTCCTCAAACAGGACACTTCTCTCTGGCGATTCACCACCTTTGACCCCGAAGGCAAAAAACCCTTCAACGCCAACGCCGGCTGGTTCTACGATTTCTACGATGTGCGCGGCTACGAGTCTGTTATCCCCAAGCAATACGCCGAATACACGGCCCTCATCGAGCCGCAGGGTGAACTGCAATTCAACCGCATCGCCCCAATCTCCAATCTCCAATCGCTAGACTCGCCCCTGCTCGACCTGCTCAACGTCAAATACGTCATTTCGCTGGTTGACATCCCGCTCCCCAAATACAAACTCGTCTATGATGCCGAAGTGAAAGTGTATGAAAATCTTGGCGTCTCGTCGCGCGCCTTCACCCTGCCCGAAGGTTGCGCCCTCGCCGACAACTTTGCCACCGCCGTTCAACAATACGACCCGCGCCACTTCGTCATCTTCGACCCACAACCCAACCACCTAACCACCCAACCCTCTCTCCCCATCTCCTCCTGCAATCCTGTTCCCGCCGACATCATCGCTTACGGCATCAACGAAGTCACCGTCAACATCGGCCCGGTCGAGCCGTCTTATCTCATCCTGGCCGACTCTTACACGAAAGACTGGCGGGCCTTCCTCCGCCCGGTTGACGCGGATGAAAAACAGGAGCAGGAAGTCCAGCTCTACAAAGTCAACGGCAACTTTCGCGCCGTGAAGCTGGATGCAACTCAAAGCGGCTGGACGATTCGCTTCAAATACAGCCCCAACTCAGTGAAGTTCGGCGGCTTCACCTCGGCCATTGCCGGGCTGGCCCTGGCTCTGGCCGTTGGCATGTGGCTGTGGCGCTATTTCTACCGCGAGAGCGCCGAAGACTCCACCGCCCGCCGCGTCGCCAAGAACAGCATTGCGCCGATGGCGCTCACGCTGATGAACCGGGCCATTGACCTGGTCTTCGCCGCTTTCATGTTGCGCCTGCTGGGGCCGGGCGATGCCGGCAAATACTACTTCGCCGGCGTGCTCATCACCTGGTTCGAAATCTGGACGAACTTCGGCCTCAACACTTACCTCACCCGTGAGGTGGCCCGCGACCGCGCTCACGCCAACCGTTACCTCTCAAACACCACCATCTTGCGCTTCAGCCTCGGCGCGCTTTCATTTCCGGTGCTGGCTCTGGTCATGCTTTTGCTGTCGCGCTTCTCCACGCTCGACGGCGACACATCGCTGGCAATCATCTTGCTGGCCATTGGCCTTGCGCCCTCGTCCATTTCCACCGGCCTCACCGCCCTCTTCTACTCTTACGAGAAAGCGGAATATCCGGCGGCCATTACCACGCTCACCACCCTGCTCAAGGTGACGTTCGGCGCGCTGGCGTTACTGCTCGGCTACAGTTTCGTCGGTCTGGCCGCTGTGAGTATTCTGGTCAACACCGTCACCATGATCATCCTCGGCGTGCTGGTTGCCCGGCTGTTCTTCAGGCCGCGCTTCGAGTTTGAGTCGCCGCTTCAGCGCACCATGCTCCGCGAGTCGTGGCCGCTGATGATCAACCACTTGCTGGCGACACTGTTCTTCAAAGTGGACGTGACCCTGCTCAAGCCCATTCGCGGCGACGTGGAAGTGGGCTGGTACAGCACCGCCTACAAATTCATCGAAGCCTACAACATCATCCCCTCGTTCTTCACCTTTGCCCTCTTTCCGGTGATGAGCCGCCAAGCTAACGAAGACCGCCCCGCCCTCGTCCGGTCGTATCAGTTGGCGGTCAAACTTTTAGTGACGGTCGCCCTGCCAGTGGCCGTCGTCACCACCTTCCTGTCGTCGATCCTAATCGGCGTTCTGGCCGGGAATGATTATCTGCCGTACGGCGGGATCGCCCTCACCCTCATGGTCTGGTCAATTCCGGTCGGCTGGATCAACAGCGTGACCAACTACGTGCTGATCGCCATCGGCCAGCAACGCGCCCTCACTCGCGCCTTCATCATCGGCCTGACCTTCAACGTCGTCGCCAACCTGATCTTCCTGCCGATCTATGGGTATCCTGCCGCCGCCATCATCACCATTCTCTCGGAGATCGTCGAAGGCCTGCCGTTCTACATCACCCTCCACCGGACTCTGGCGCCCATTCCCTGGTTTAACATTTTGTGGCGGCCAGCCCTGAGCGCAACGGTCATGTTTGGTGTGACCTGGGCCGGGTGGCAAATTCACCCTCTGCTTGGACTCGCGTTGGGCGGCATCCTCTACGTTGGGCTGATTTTGGGGCTGAGGGCGTTCAATGGTGACGAACAGGCGCAATTGATCAGCGTTCTGCCGTCAGGAATGCGGGCGCGGTTGGGAGCAGTGATAAAATAA
- a CDS encoding response regulator — MAEKQSILIVEDDLDLAEMLNAYFRVQGYEVHTAAWGEDAIRISQRSTPDIALLDIRLPDIDGYEVCRQLRAHRRTENLPIIFLTERRDRVDKLQGLELGIVDYITKPFDIQELRLRVRNALRRANQETLINPVTNLPEGKLLDEQLEKLLKSNDWVALAMQVRGLDAFRDTYGFVAADDVLRAVSLMISNIVREAGGENDFVGHASPSQFIVITSAARAHQIADRVHTRLTQSMDYFYPLKDRQAESGPAHGGRLALVTKTISAGEGRFSDMSSLKAAIQNVSNA, encoded by the coding sequence GTGGCCGAAAAACAGTCCATCCTGATTGTGGAGGATGACCTCGACCTGGCAGAAATGCTCAACGCTTATTTCCGCGTTCAAGGCTACGAGGTGCACACTGCCGCCTGGGGAGAAGACGCCATTCGTATCTCCCAACGTTCCACCCCCGACATTGCCCTGCTGGACATTCGCCTGCCCGACATTGACGGCTACGAAGTCTGCCGCCAGCTCCGGGCGCACCGCCGCACCGAAAACCTGCCCATCATTTTCCTCACCGAACGCCGCGATCGTGTGGACAAGCTTCAGGGTTTGGAGCTTGGCATCGTGGATTACATCACCAAGCCGTTCGACATTCAGGAACTGCGCCTGCGAGTCCGCAACGCCCTGCGCCGGGCCAACCAGGAAACGCTGATCAACCCGGTCACCAATTTGCCTGAAGGCAAGTTGCTCGACGAACAGTTGGAGAAACTGCTCAAGTCGAACGACTGGGTGGCCCTGGCCATGCAGGTGCGGGGGCTGGACGCTTTCCGCGACACCTATGGTTTTGTGGCCGCCGATGACGTGCTCCGGGCGGTCAGCCTTATGATCAGCAACATCGTTCGCGAGGCGGGCGGCGAGAACGACTTTGTGGGTCATGCCTCGCCCAGCCAGTTCATTGTCATCACCTCCGCCGCCCGGGCCCACCAAATCGCCGACCGGGTTCACACCCGCCTCACCCAGAGCATGGATTATTTCTACCCGCTCAAAGATCGGCAGGCGGAAAGCGGCCCTGCTCACGGCGGACGACTGGCCCTGGTCACCAAAACTATCAGCGCCGGCGAGGGCCGCTTCAGCGACATGAGTTCGCTCAAGGCCGCTATTCAGAACGTCAGCAACGCCTGA
- a CDS encoding 4-vinyl reductase, with translation MEEVMGKNGLNAILNMASLSHLIDNYPLDNLEREFDFSDYSSLHAALEEMYGPRGGRGLALRAGRAVFSSALKNFGALAGVGDMAFKVLPLPVKIKVGLPSVAKVFTQLSDQHSTVEERDNEYVYVIHKCPCCWGRKTDKPACYTATGLLQECFKWVSGGHEFRVNEEKCVALGDDVCAFVIQKEPIS, from the coding sequence ATGGAAGAAGTCATGGGCAAGAATGGCCTTAACGCCATTTTGAACATGGCCAGCCTGAGTCACCTGATTGATAATTACCCGCTTGACAATCTGGAGCGAGAGTTTGATTTTTCCGACTACTCATCTTTGCACGCGGCGCTGGAGGAAATGTACGGCCCGCGCGGAGGCCGGGGGCTGGCCCTGCGCGCCGGGCGCGCCGTCTTCAGTTCGGCCCTGAAAAACTTTGGCGCCCTGGCCGGCGTTGGTGACATGGCCTTCAAAGTTCTCCCTCTGCCCGTCAAAATCAAAGTCGGCCTGCCCTCCGTCGCCAAAGTCTTTACCCAGCTTTCCGATCAGCACTCCACGGTTGAAGAACGTGATAATGAGTACGTCTACGTCATCCATAAATGCCCCTGCTGTTGGGGCCGGAAGACCGACAAGCCGGCCTGCTATACTGCCACCGGTCTGCTCCAGGAGTGCTTCAAGTGGGTGTCAGGCGGCCATGAGTTCCGGGTGAATGAAGAAAAGTGCGTCGCGTTGGGCGATGATGTGTGCGCTTTTGTCATTCAAAAAGAACCCATCAGTTGA
- a CDS encoding roadblock/LC7 domain-containing protein, whose protein sequence is MVGRLRDLQVSSPDVEAAAVVSVDGLTMASALPREVEEDRVSAMSAAMLSLGERIASELGRGNLDQVYIKGENGYVFLMAVGAEAVLTVLARKDARLGLLLLDMRRAVTDLTKMI, encoded by the coding sequence ATGGTGGGTCGCTTGCGCGATCTGCAAGTCAGTTCGCCTGACGTTGAAGCGGCGGCAGTGGTGAGCGTTGATGGTCTTACCATGGCTTCCGCTCTGCCTCGCGAGGTTGAAGAAGACAGGGTCTCAGCGATGTCGGCGGCCATGCTTTCTCTTGGTGAGCGCATTGCCAGTGAGTTGGGGCGCGGCAATCTTGATCAAGTCTATATCAAGGGTGAAAACGGATACGTGTTTCTGATGGCCGTCGGGGCTGAGGCCGTCCTCACCGTTTTGGCCCGCAAAGATGCCAGGTTGGGGTTGTTGTTGCTCGATATGCGTCGGGCCGTGACCGATCTGACAAAGATGATCTAA
- a CDS encoding VTT domain-containing protein, with product MPFNTEQIVEFITRYGANVGYTLLFIIIFAESGLFFGFFLPGDSLLLTAGLLASRGLLNIWFLAPLMFIAAVVGDNVGYWFGAKTGPRIFNRENSLLFKRKNLLAAKAFYDKHGGKTIILARFMPFIRTFAPIVAGAVEMEYRKFFFFNLTGGVLWGIGVTLAGYFLAQLFPPEVLDKYFLIIVVAVIVISVLPTAIHLWNDNRREIIAWLKTVLARRSRDAN from the coding sequence ATGCCTTTCAATACAGAGCAAATCGTCGAATTCATCACCCGCTACGGCGCCAATGTCGGCTACACCCTCTTGTTCATCATCATCTTTGCCGAATCAGGGTTGTTCTTTGGGTTTTTTCTGCCAGGCGACAGCCTGCTTTTGACTGCCGGACTGCTGGCCTCACGCGGCCTGTTGAACATCTGGTTTTTAGCGCCGCTCATGTTCATCGCCGCCGTGGTTGGGGACAACGTCGGTTACTGGTTTGGCGCGAAGACCGGGCCGCGCATCTTCAACCGCGAAAACTCCCTGCTGTTCAAACGCAAGAACCTGCTGGCCGCCAAAGCCTTCTACGACAAACATGGCGGCAAGACTATCATCCTGGCCCGGTTCATGCCGTTCATCCGCACCTTTGCCCCGATTGTGGCCGGGGCGGTGGAAATGGAATACCGCAAATTCTTTTTTTTCAACTTGACTGGCGGCGTGTTGTGGGGAATCGGCGTGACTCTGGCCGGCTACTTCCTGGCTCAACTCTTCCCGCCGGAAGTGTTAGACAAGTATTTCCTGATCATCGTGGTAGCCGTCATTGTTATATCGGTGCTGCCAACGGCCATTCACCTCTGGAATGACAACCGACGCGAGATCATTGCCTGGCTCAAAACAGTTCTTGCCCGCCGTTCCCGCGACGCCAATTAA